A section of the Festucalex cinctus isolate MCC-2025b chromosome 7, RoL_Fcin_1.0, whole genome shotgun sequence genome encodes:
- the aqp10a gene encoding aquaporin-10a, whose translation MLKWRGFRVSNALLRECMAEFVGTFVLLLFGCSAAAQVKTSRETKGQFLSVNMSFSVGVMSAMYLTKGITGAHLNPAVTLSFCVLGQVPWKRMLPYWLSQVLGAYVASALVYMVYYDAIMDFSGGILTVYGPNETASIFATYPSEYVTLGRSFLDQVVGTGVLMLCILGLDEKRNTPAPNELIPVIVAVIVLGISMSMSANCGAAINPARDLGPRLLTLTAGWGSEVFTCYNYWFWVPLVAPLVGGVLGTLLYLSFIHWQLPESEPPKEVDTSSIASDTIKHPANTPLIGIELKTASF comes from the exons ATGTTGAAGTGGCGCGGCTTCCGGGTGAGCAATGCCTTGCTCAGAGAGTGCATGGCCGAATTCGTGGGGACCTTCGTCTTGTTG CTTTTCGGCTGCTCGGCGGCAGCGCAGGTGAAGACCAGCAGGGAGACCAAAggccagtttttgtcagtcaacATGTCCTTCTCAGTTGGCGTGATGTCAGCCATGTACCTCACCAAAGGCATCACAG GTGCCCACCTGAACCCGGCCGTCACGCTCAGTTTCTGTGTGTTGGGCCAAGTGCCATGGAAGAGGATGCTGCCCTATTGGCTCTCTCAAGTTCTGGGCGCATATGTTGCATCGGCGCTCGTCTACATGGTCTACTACG ATGCTATAATGGATTTTAGTGGCGGAATATTGACTGTGTATGGCCCAAATGAGACGGCGTCCATATTTGCTACGTACCCTTCTGAGTATGTCACTTTGGGCAGAAGTTTCCTCGACCAG GTGGTGGGCACCGGCGTGCTGATGTTATGCATCCTCGGTCTGGACGAGAAGAGGAACACACCTGCTCCCAACGAGCTGATTCCCGTCATCGTGGCGGTCATCGTGCTGGGCATCTCCATGTCCATGTCGGCCAACTGCGGGGCGGCCATAAACCCTGCCCGTGATCTAGGACCTCGACTTCTGACTCTGACTGCAGGCTGGGGCTCGGAGGTCTTCAC GTGTTACAACTACTGGTTCTGGGTGCCTCTGGTGGCCCCCCTTGTCGGGGGAGTTTTAGGTACTTTACTCTATTTAAGCTTCATCCACTGGCAACTGCCCGAATCGGAACCCCCCAAAGAAGTGGACACGTCCTCCATTGCCAGCGACACCATCAAGCACCCCGCAAACACGCCACTGATTGGCATCGAGTTAAAGACGGCATCGTTCTGA
- the atp8b2 gene encoding phospholipid-transporting ATPase ID isoform X2 — translation MSNTICIFLFRCVRLQNEKWMNVRVGDIIKLENNQFVAADLLLLSSSEPHGLCYIETAELDGETNMKVRQSVSVTSELGDPNNLDQFNGEVVCEPPNNKLDRFSGTLYWRDKKYSLTNQNMLLRGCVLRNTEACYGLVIFAGPDTKLMQNSGRTKFKRTSIDRLMNTLVLWIFGFLVCMGVILAAGNAVWEREVGSLFQSYLPWDPPVDGFLFSAVLAFWSYVIILNTVVPISLYVSVEVIRLGHSYFINWDQRMFCPKCNTAAEARTTTLSEELGQVEYIFSDKTGTLTQNIMSFKKCSINGHSYGEVADPLGPQPKRLDFTPFNPLADPDFCFYDDTLLESVKVGDSHTQEFFRLLSLCHTVMSEEKSEGEVVYKAQSPDERALVTAARNFGFVFRSRTPGTITTTEMGRTVTYTLLAILDFNNARKRMSVIVRNPEGRIRLYCKGADTVLLERLRPCKQDLINITSDHLNEYGAEGLRTLALAYRDLSEEHWEMWSESHRCAEKEEELLSAAYEQIEQDMILLGATAIEDKLQEGVPETIALLSLANIKTWVLTGDKQETAVNIGYSCKMLTDDMAEVFIISGHSVQRVKQELRRARDQMIAQSRTKDGEKEEVVEGCGEACVTRFRRAGKQSQFPTLNLMDNISGDFALIINGHSLAHALEADMEEEFVTTACACKAVICCRVTPLQKAQVVELVKKYKRAVTLAIGDGANDVSMIKSAHIGVGISGQEGIQAVLASDYSFSQFRFLQRLLLVHGRWSYLRMCRFLCYFFYKNFAFTMVHFWFGFFCGFSAQTVYDQFFITLYNIVYTSLPVLAMGIFDQDVPDQRSLKYPKLYEPGQLNLLFNKREFFICIAQGIYTSVVLFFVPYAILANASQSSGEPLADHQTFAVTTATALVIVVSVQISLDTGFWTVFNHVFVWGSLGCYFTVMFAVHSQTLFGSFPSHFHFVGSAQSTLLQPVVWLTIALATAICIVPVLAFRFLKLDLKPQLSDTVRYAELVRQKKRRPAGGRVTSTWRSAGSVSEGRLGARGGSRRSGYAFAHQEGFGELITSGKNMRLSSLALASFASKHSASWIDTLRRKKHVHTPPSTSGECTPALSHSSSVLGSSQEAPIEEERVGDSQMIPTTSTSEDLREVASSTGSPSVAMTTT, via the exons atgtcaaatactATTTGTATCTTCCTATTTCGCTGCGTCAGGCTTCAGAATGAAAAATGGATGAACGTCCGAGTGGGTGACATCATCAAATTGGAGAACAATCAGTTTGTGGCA GCTGACTTGCTGCTGTTGTCCAGTAGCGAACCTCACGGTCTCTGTTACATCGAAACGGCCGAACTGGACGG AGAGACCAACATGAAGGTGCGCCAGTCTGTCTCTGTGACGTCAGAATTGGGGGACCCCAACAACTTGGATCAATTCAATG GTGAGGTGGTATGCGAGCCCCCCAACAACAAGCTGGATCGTTTTAGCGGGACTTTGTACTGGAGGGACAAGAAATATTCTTTGACCAACCAGAACATGCTTCTTCGAGGCTGTGTCCTCCGCAACACCGAGGCCTGCTACGGCCTGGTCATATTTGCAG GCCCAGACACCAAGCTGATGCAGAACAGCGGTCGCACTAAGTTCAAGCGTACCAGCATCGACCGTCTGATGAACACTTTGGTCCTCTGG ATCTTTGGTTTCCTGGTGTGCATGGGTGTCATTTTGGCTGCGGGCAACGCCGTGTGGGAACGAGAGGTTGGATCGCTGTTTCAGAGTTACTTGCCTTGGGATCCTCCGGTGGACGGCTTCCTCTTCTCCGCTGTCCTCGCCTTCTGGTCCTATGTGATCATCCTCAACACGGTGGTGCCCATCTCGCTATATGTCAG CGTGGAGGTGATCAGACTGGGCCACAGCTACTTCATCAACTGGGACCAACGAATGTTCTGCCCAAAGTGCAACACAGCAGCCGAGGCGCGGACCACCACGCTGAGTGAGGAGCTGGGCCAG GTTGAGTACATCTTCAGTGACAAGACTGGAACACTCACACAGAACATCATGAGCTTCAAAAAGTGCTCCATCAATGGGCACAGTTATG ggGAAGTAGCAGATCCACTAGGGCCCCAGCCAAAG AGGCTGGACTTCACTCCTTTCAATCCCCTGGCAGACCCAGACTTCTGTTTCTATGACGACACACTCCTGGAATCAGTCAAAGTGGGAGATTCCCACACTCAAGAGTTTTTCCGCCTGCTCTCCCTCTGCCACACCGTCATGAGTGAAGAGAAGAGTGAGG GTGAGGTGGTCTACAAAGCCCAGTCTCCGGACGAGAGGGCTCTAGTAACAGCCGCAAGGAACTTTGGATTTGTGTTTCGCTCTCGAACGCCCGGGACCATCACCACCACTGAGATGGGGCGAACCGTTACCTATACGCTGCTTGCCATCCTGGACTTCAACAACGCACGCAAGAGGATGTCTGTTATTG TCCGTAACCCAGAGGGCAGGATCCGTCTGTACTGCAAAGGTGCTGACACGGTGTTGTTGGAGAGGCTCCGCCCCTGTAAGCAAGACCTGATCAATATCACCTCAGACCACCTCAAC GAATATGGCGCAGAGGGGCTACGGACACTGGCTCTGGCCTACAGGGACCTGTCAGAGGAGCATTGGGAGATGTGGTCAGAGAGTCACCGATGTGCTGAGAAAGAAGAAGAGCTGCTGTCAGCTGCCTATGAGCAGATAGAACAAGACATGATT TTGCTGGGTGCTACAGCTATAGAGGACAAGCTGCAGGAAGGTGTCCCAGAGACCATCGCCCTCCTCTCACTTGCTAACATCAAGACGTGGGTCTTAACAGGAGACAAGCAAG AGACGGCCGTCAATATTGGCTACTCGTGCAAAATGCTGACAGATGATATGGCCGAGGTTTTCATCATCAGTGGACACAGCGTCCAGAGGGTGAAGCAGGAACTCAG GAGAGCCAGGGATCAGATGATCGCACAGTCGCGAACAAAAGATGGTGAGAAAGAGGAGGTGGTCGAGGGATGTGGCGAAGCCTGCGTCACGAGATTTAGAAGAGCAGGAAAACAGTCACAATTTCCAACTTTAAACCTCATGGACAACATCTCTGGAGATTTCGCCCTCATCATCAATGGCCACAGCCTG GCCCACGCACTGGAAGCAGACATGGAGGAGGAGTTTGTCACGACGGCGTGCGCATGCAAAGCGGTGATTTGCTGTCGAGTTACGCCTCTGCAAAAGGCTCAGGTGGTGGAGCTGGTGAAGAAATACAAGAGGGCCGTCACCTTGGCCATAGGGGATGGAGCGAATGACGTGAGCATGATCAAGA GTGCTCATATTGGCGTTGGTATCTCAGGACAAGAAGGCATCCAAGCCGTGTTGGCCAGTGACTACTCCTTCTCCCAGTTCCGCTTTTTGCAGCGTCTTCTGCTGGTGCACGGTCGATGGTCCTACCTACGCATGTGTCGCTTCCTGTGCTATTTCTTCTACAAGAACTTCGCCTTCACCATGGTGCACTTCTGGTTCGGCTTCTTCTGTGGCTTCTCTGCCCAG ACGGTGTATGATCAATTCTTCATCACACTCTACAATATTGTCTACACGTCTCTGCCTGTGCTCGCAATGGGCATATTTGATCAG GATGTGCCTGATCAAAGGAGTCTGAAGTATCCAAAGCTGTATGAGCCCGGCCAACTCAACCTTCTCTTCAATAAACGAGAGTTCTTCATCTGCATCGCCCAGGGCATCTACACGTCAGTGGTGCTGTTTTTTGTCCCCTACGCCATCCTAGCCAACGCCTCGCAAAGCAGCGGAGAGCCTCTCGCCGACCACCAGACCTTCGCTGTCACCACGGCGACAGCCTTGGTCATTGTTGTGAGTGTACAG ATCTCACTGGACACAGGCTTCTGGACCGTTTTCAaccatgtgtttgtgtggggCTCGTTGGGCTGCTATTTCACCGTCATGTTTGCTGTACACAGTCAGACACTCTTCGGGAGCTTCCCCAGTCACTTCCATTTTGTAG GCAGTGCTCAGAGCACACTATTGCAGCCAGTCGTGTGGTTGACTATTGCACTTGCAACGGCAATCTGTATAGTTCCAGTTTTGGCATTCCGCTTCCTCAAGTTGGACCTCAAACCTCAACTCTCAGACACg GTCCGCTACGCTGAGCTGGTGCGTCAAAAGAAACGTAGGCCCGCAGGTGGTAGGGTGACATCCACCTGGCGCAGTGCGGGCAGCGTCTCCGAGGGCCGCCTGGGCGCAAGGGGCGGTTCCCGGAGGTCCGGTTACGCCTTCGCCCACCAGGAGGGATTTGGGGAGCTGATCACCTCCGGGAAGAACATGCGTCTGTCGTCTCTGGCTCTGGCCAGCTTCGCCTCCAAACACAGCGCCAGCTGGAtcgacaccctgcggaggaaaaaGCACGTTCACACGCCCCCTAGTACGTCGGGGGAGTGCACCCCTGCGCTCTCGCACTCCTCTTCTGTTCTGGGGTCCTCGCAGGAAGCACCCATCGAGGAGGAAAGAGTCGGAGACTCCCAGATGATTCCCACGACGTCCACTTCGGAGGATCTTCGGGAAGTAGCCAGCAGCACAGGCTCGCCATCTGTTGCCATGACGACCACATAA
- the atp8b2 gene encoding phospholipid-transporting ATPase ID isoform X1, with amino-acid sequence MFAKKPPPEEERRVRANDREYNEKFQYASNCITTSKYNMLTFLPINLFEQFQEVANTYFLFLLILQLIPQISSLSWFTTIVPLALVLSITAVKDATDDYFRHRTDNQVNNRQSQVLIRGLLQNEKWMNVRVGDIIKLENNQFVAADLLLLSSSEPHGLCYIETAELDGETNMKVRQSVSVTSELGDPNNLDQFNGEVVCEPPNNKLDRFSGTLYWRDKKYSLTNQNMLLRGCVLRNTEACYGLVIFAGPDTKLMQNSGRTKFKRTSIDRLMNTLVLWIFGFLVCMGVILAAGNAVWEREVGSLFQSYLPWDPPVDGFLFSAVLAFWSYVIILNTVVPISLYVSVEVIRLGHSYFINWDQRMFCPKCNTAAEARTTTLSEELGQVEYIFSDKTGTLTQNIMSFKKCSINGHSYGEVADPLGPQPKRLDFTPFNPLADPDFCFYDDTLLESVKVGDSHTQEFFRLLSLCHTVMSEEKSEGEVVYKAQSPDERALVTAARNFGFVFRSRTPGTITTTEMGRTVTYTLLAILDFNNARKRMSVIVRNPEGRIRLYCKGADTVLLERLRPCKQDLINITSDHLNEYGAEGLRTLALAYRDLSEEHWEMWSESHRCAEKEEELLSAAYEQIEQDMILLGATAIEDKLQEGVPETIALLSLANIKTWVLTGDKQETAVNIGYSCKMLTDDMAEVFIISGHSVQRVKQELRRARDQMIAQSRTKDGEKEEVVEGCGEACVTRFRRAGKQSQFPTLNLMDNISGDFALIINGHSLAHALEADMEEEFVTTACACKAVICCRVTPLQKAQVVELVKKYKRAVTLAIGDGANDVSMIKSAHIGVGISGQEGIQAVLASDYSFSQFRFLQRLLLVHGRWSYLRMCRFLCYFFYKNFAFTMVHFWFGFFCGFSAQTVYDQFFITLYNIVYTSLPVLAMGIFDQDVPDQRSLKYPKLYEPGQLNLLFNKREFFICIAQGIYTSVVLFFVPYAILANASQSSGEPLADHQTFAVTTATALVIVVSVQISLDTGFWTVFNHVFVWGSLGCYFTVMFAVHSQTLFGSFPSHFHFVGSAQSTLLQPVVWLTIALATAICIVPVLAFRFLKLDLKPQLSDTVRYAELVRQKKRRPAGGRVTSTWRSAGSVSEGRLGARGGSRRSGYAFAHQEGFGELITSGKNMRLSSLALASFASKHSASWIDTLRRKKHVHTPPSTSGECTPALSHSSSVLGSSQEAPIEEERVGDSQMIPTTSTSEDLREVASSTGSPSVAMTTT; translated from the exons ATGTTTGCAAAGAAACCTCCTCCAG AGGAGGAGAGAAGGGTCAGGGCCAATGACAGAGAGTACAATGAAAAATTCCAGTATGCC AGTAACTGCATCACCACATCCAAGTACAACATGCTCACCTTCCTGCCCATCAACCTGTTCGAGCAGTTCCAGGAAGTGGCCAACACATACTTCCTCTTCCTGCTCATTCTGCAG TTGATCCCTCAGATCTCTTCCCTGTCGTGGTTCACCACCATCGTGCCTTTAGCTCTGGTGTTGAGCATCACCGCCGTGAAGGACGCAACAGACGACTAC TTTCGCCACCGGACTGACAACCAAGTGAACAACCGACAGTCTCAAGTGCTCATCCGTGGCTT GCTTCAGAATGAAAAATGGATGAACGTCCGAGTGGGTGACATCATCAAATTGGAGAACAATCAGTTTGTGGCA GCTGACTTGCTGCTGTTGTCCAGTAGCGAACCTCACGGTCTCTGTTACATCGAAACGGCCGAACTGGACGG AGAGACCAACATGAAGGTGCGCCAGTCTGTCTCTGTGACGTCAGAATTGGGGGACCCCAACAACTTGGATCAATTCAATG GTGAGGTGGTATGCGAGCCCCCCAACAACAAGCTGGATCGTTTTAGCGGGACTTTGTACTGGAGGGACAAGAAATATTCTTTGACCAACCAGAACATGCTTCTTCGAGGCTGTGTCCTCCGCAACACCGAGGCCTGCTACGGCCTGGTCATATTTGCAG GCCCAGACACCAAGCTGATGCAGAACAGCGGTCGCACTAAGTTCAAGCGTACCAGCATCGACCGTCTGATGAACACTTTGGTCCTCTGG ATCTTTGGTTTCCTGGTGTGCATGGGTGTCATTTTGGCTGCGGGCAACGCCGTGTGGGAACGAGAGGTTGGATCGCTGTTTCAGAGTTACTTGCCTTGGGATCCTCCGGTGGACGGCTTCCTCTTCTCCGCTGTCCTCGCCTTCTGGTCCTATGTGATCATCCTCAACACGGTGGTGCCCATCTCGCTATATGTCAG CGTGGAGGTGATCAGACTGGGCCACAGCTACTTCATCAACTGGGACCAACGAATGTTCTGCCCAAAGTGCAACACAGCAGCCGAGGCGCGGACCACCACGCTGAGTGAGGAGCTGGGCCAG GTTGAGTACATCTTCAGTGACAAGACTGGAACACTCACACAGAACATCATGAGCTTCAAAAAGTGCTCCATCAATGGGCACAGTTATG ggGAAGTAGCAGATCCACTAGGGCCCCAGCCAAAG AGGCTGGACTTCACTCCTTTCAATCCCCTGGCAGACCCAGACTTCTGTTTCTATGACGACACACTCCTGGAATCAGTCAAAGTGGGAGATTCCCACACTCAAGAGTTTTTCCGCCTGCTCTCCCTCTGCCACACCGTCATGAGTGAAGAGAAGAGTGAGG GTGAGGTGGTCTACAAAGCCCAGTCTCCGGACGAGAGGGCTCTAGTAACAGCCGCAAGGAACTTTGGATTTGTGTTTCGCTCTCGAACGCCCGGGACCATCACCACCACTGAGATGGGGCGAACCGTTACCTATACGCTGCTTGCCATCCTGGACTTCAACAACGCACGCAAGAGGATGTCTGTTATTG TCCGTAACCCAGAGGGCAGGATCCGTCTGTACTGCAAAGGTGCTGACACGGTGTTGTTGGAGAGGCTCCGCCCCTGTAAGCAAGACCTGATCAATATCACCTCAGACCACCTCAAC GAATATGGCGCAGAGGGGCTACGGACACTGGCTCTGGCCTACAGGGACCTGTCAGAGGAGCATTGGGAGATGTGGTCAGAGAGTCACCGATGTGCTGAGAAAGAAGAAGAGCTGCTGTCAGCTGCCTATGAGCAGATAGAACAAGACATGATT TTGCTGGGTGCTACAGCTATAGAGGACAAGCTGCAGGAAGGTGTCCCAGAGACCATCGCCCTCCTCTCACTTGCTAACATCAAGACGTGGGTCTTAACAGGAGACAAGCAAG AGACGGCCGTCAATATTGGCTACTCGTGCAAAATGCTGACAGATGATATGGCCGAGGTTTTCATCATCAGTGGACACAGCGTCCAGAGGGTGAAGCAGGAACTCAG GAGAGCCAGGGATCAGATGATCGCACAGTCGCGAACAAAAGATGGTGAGAAAGAGGAGGTGGTCGAGGGATGTGGCGAAGCCTGCGTCACGAGATTTAGAAGAGCAGGAAAACAGTCACAATTTCCAACTTTAAACCTCATGGACAACATCTCTGGAGATTTCGCCCTCATCATCAATGGCCACAGCCTG GCCCACGCACTGGAAGCAGACATGGAGGAGGAGTTTGTCACGACGGCGTGCGCATGCAAAGCGGTGATTTGCTGTCGAGTTACGCCTCTGCAAAAGGCTCAGGTGGTGGAGCTGGTGAAGAAATACAAGAGGGCCGTCACCTTGGCCATAGGGGATGGAGCGAATGACGTGAGCATGATCAAGA GTGCTCATATTGGCGTTGGTATCTCAGGACAAGAAGGCATCCAAGCCGTGTTGGCCAGTGACTACTCCTTCTCCCAGTTCCGCTTTTTGCAGCGTCTTCTGCTGGTGCACGGTCGATGGTCCTACCTACGCATGTGTCGCTTCCTGTGCTATTTCTTCTACAAGAACTTCGCCTTCACCATGGTGCACTTCTGGTTCGGCTTCTTCTGTGGCTTCTCTGCCCAG ACGGTGTATGATCAATTCTTCATCACACTCTACAATATTGTCTACACGTCTCTGCCTGTGCTCGCAATGGGCATATTTGATCAG GATGTGCCTGATCAAAGGAGTCTGAAGTATCCAAAGCTGTATGAGCCCGGCCAACTCAACCTTCTCTTCAATAAACGAGAGTTCTTCATCTGCATCGCCCAGGGCATCTACACGTCAGTGGTGCTGTTTTTTGTCCCCTACGCCATCCTAGCCAACGCCTCGCAAAGCAGCGGAGAGCCTCTCGCCGACCACCAGACCTTCGCTGTCACCACGGCGACAGCCTTGGTCATTGTTGTGAGTGTACAG ATCTCACTGGACACAGGCTTCTGGACCGTTTTCAaccatgtgtttgtgtggggCTCGTTGGGCTGCTATTTCACCGTCATGTTTGCTGTACACAGTCAGACACTCTTCGGGAGCTTCCCCAGTCACTTCCATTTTGTAG GCAGTGCTCAGAGCACACTATTGCAGCCAGTCGTGTGGTTGACTATTGCACTTGCAACGGCAATCTGTATAGTTCCAGTTTTGGCATTCCGCTTCCTCAAGTTGGACCTCAAACCTCAACTCTCAGACACg GTCCGCTACGCTGAGCTGGTGCGTCAAAAGAAACGTAGGCCCGCAGGTGGTAGGGTGACATCCACCTGGCGCAGTGCGGGCAGCGTCTCCGAGGGCCGCCTGGGCGCAAGGGGCGGTTCCCGGAGGTCCGGTTACGCCTTCGCCCACCAGGAGGGATTTGGGGAGCTGATCACCTCCGGGAAGAACATGCGTCTGTCGTCTCTGGCTCTGGCCAGCTTCGCCTCCAAACACAGCGCCAGCTGGAtcgacaccctgcggaggaaaaaGCACGTTCACACGCCCCCTAGTACGTCGGGGGAGTGCACCCCTGCGCTCTCGCACTCCTCTTCTGTTCTGGGGTCCTCGCAGGAAGCACCCATCGAGGAGGAAAGAGTCGGAGACTCCCAGATGATTCCCACGACGTCCACTTCGGAGGATCTTCGGGAAGTAGCCAGCAGCACAGGCTCGCCATCTGTTGCCATGACGACCACATAA